Proteins from one Sarcophilus harrisii chromosome 2, mSarHar1.11, whole genome shotgun sequence genomic window:
- the SLC39A14 gene encoding zinc transporter ZIP14 yields the protein MKLSQAPQSLLLTLLCFLGIASRSNASSLGPPAITAASFLQELMHRYGEADTLTLQQLKILLNHLNVGVGRDNVTQPKLEQRNLSRCFSSSDLFAAHNFSEQSRIGRSEFQEFCPTILQQLDSRACTLENQENEEDEQTEEGKPSAVEVWGYGLLCVTVISLCSLVGASVVPFMKKTFYKRLLLYFIALAIGTLYSNALFQLIPEAFGFNPLEDYYVSKSAVVFGGFYLFFFTEKILKMLLKQKDEHHHGHSHYVSETLPSKKDQEEGVTEKLQNGDLDHMIPQHLNRDLEDKTPGIDEKVIVGSLSVQDLQASQSACYWIKGVHYSDIGTLAWMITLSDGLHNFIDGLAIGASFTVSVFQGISTSVAILCEEFPHELGDFVILLNAGMSIQQALFFNFLSACCCYLGLAFGILAGSHFSANWIFALAGGMFLYIALADMFPEMNEVCQEEERSGSILIPFIIQNLGLLTGFTIMLVLTMYSGQIQIG from the exons ATGAAGCTATCCCAAGCACCCCAAAGTCTTCTGTTGACGCTACTATGCTTCCTGGGTATTGCTTCCAGATCAAATGCATCATCTCTTGGGCCACCAGCCATCACTGCTGCCTCCTTCCTTCAAGAACTCATGCATCGCTATGGTGAAGCAGACACCCTCACCCTGCAACAGCTGAAGATCCTGCTCAATCACCTCAACGTGGGAGTTGGACGGGACAATGTTACCCAGCCAAAGCTGGAACAGAGGAATCTTTCTAGG TGTTTTAGCTCTTCAGACCTCTTTGCTGCCCATAATTTCAGTGAGCAGTCGAGGATCGGCAGATCTGAATTTCAGGAATTCTGTCCCACAATCTTGCAGCAGCTAGACTCTCGAGCCTGCACCttggagaaccaagagaatgagGAGGACGAGCAGACAGAGGAAGGGAAACCAAGTGCAGTAGAAG TGTGGGGATACGGTCTGCTCTGCGTGACCGTCATTTCCCTCTGCTCCCTCGTCGGGGCCAGCGTGGTGCCCTTCATGAAGAAGACTTTTTACAAGAGGCTGCTGCTCTACTTCATAGCTCTGGCGATTGGAACCCTCTACTCCAATGCCCTCTTCCAGCTCATCCCTGAG GCTTTTGGATTCAACCCTCTAGAAGATTATTATGTCTCAAAATCGGCAGTGGTATTTGGAGGCTTTTACCTCTTCTTCTTCACAGAGAAGATTTTGAAAATGCTTCTCAAACAGAAAGACGAG CATCACCATGGGCATAGTCATTATGTTTCAGAGACTCTTCCTTCTAAGAAGGACCAGGAAGAGGGAGTGACTGAGAAGTTGCAGAATGGAGACCTAGATCACATGATACCACAGCACCTGAATAGGGATCTGGAAGACAAGACCCCAGGGATAGACGAGAAGGTTATTGTAGGCTCTTTGTCTGTCCAG GATCTACAGGCATCCCAGAGTGCATGTTATTGGATAAAAGGTGTCCACTACTCTGACATTGGCACATTGGCCTGGATGATCACCCTGAGTGATGGCCTCCACAACTTTATTGATGGCTTGGCCATTGGCGCCTCATTTACTGTGTCTGTTTTCCAAGGCATCAGCACCTCAGTGGCAATTCTCTGTGAGGAGTTTCCACATGAATTGG GAGATTTTGTCATTCTTCTAAATGCTGGAATGAGTATCCAACAGGCTCTCTTCTTCAACTTCCTTTCTGCCTGCTGCTGCTACCTGGGTCTGGCCTTCGGGATTTTGGCTGGCAGTCACTTTTCTGCCAATTGGATCTTTGCTCTCGCTGGGGGAATGTTTCTCTATATTGCGCTGGCTGATATG ttcccAGAGATGAATGAAGTTTgtcaagaagaagaaaggagtggCAGCATCCTCATTCCCTTTATCATCCAGAATCTGGGTCTGCTCACAGGCTTCACCATCATGCTAGTTCTTACCATGTACTCGGGGCAAATTCAAATAGGATAG